From Betta splendens chromosome 3, fBetSpl5.4, whole genome shotgun sequence, the proteins below share one genomic window:
- the zgc:165481 gene encoding E3 ubiquitin-protein ligase RNF182 — MKDSAAETTGVEEVESYTLGQEHDSKMSCPQTEIEEKDCSPQEELECKICYQRYNAHNRKPKILECLHRVCARCLVKILDIADGGGCISCPFCRHQTEVTEYEVSGLPDDANIMSQLAIRGKSWSSEENREVVLTPKSFSSSSPSRNSSSCLVITIMEVQRDSQPSPSHTGSSDIYAVQSLDSASVGSNGPSDQDAFSKLCNHVPRILVWLLGFLYFGSLPLGIYLLVIQRVTLGIVCVSLVPSSLTVCLVYGFCQCLCQGICDCSSRG, encoded by the exons ATGAAGGACAGCGCAGCAGAGACAAcaggagtggaggaggtggagtcaTACACATTGGGACAAG AACATGACTCAAAGATGAGCTGTCCTCAGACTGAGATAGAGGAGAAGGACTGTTCTCCACAAGAGGAATTAGAGTGTAAAATCTGTTACCAGCGCTACAATGCCCACAACCGCAAGCCTAAGATCCTGGAATGTCTACACCGAGTGTGCGCCCGCTGCCTCGTTAAGATCCTGGACATTGCTGATGGCGGAGGCTGCATTTCCTGCCCCTTTTGCCGACACCAAACTGAAGTCACAGAATATGAAGTGTCAGGACTGCCCGACGATGCTAACATTATGTCTCAGTTAGCCATACGGGGAAAATCCTGGAGCTCTGAAGAAAACAGAGAGGTGGTCCTAACCCCAAAGAGTTTCTCATCCTCCAGCCCATCACGCAACTCCTCCAGCTGCCTGGTCATCACCATTATGGAAGTTCAGAGGGACTCCCAGCCCTCACCAAGCCACACTGGCAGCTCTGATATCTACGCAGTGCAGAGCCTGGACTCAGCGTCAGTGGGCTCGAATGGGCCATCTGACCAAGACGCCTTTTCCAAGTTGTGTAATCACGTGCCACGCATCTTGGTGTGGCTCCTGGGTTTCTTATATTTTGGGTCGCTGCCTCTAGGAATCTATTTGTTGGTGATTCAAAGAGTGACTCTGGGCATTGTATGTGTTAGCTTGGTTCCATCAAGCTTGACAGTTTGCCTCGTCTATGGATTctgccagtgtctgtgtcagggTATATGTGACTGCTCATCTAGAGGCTAA
- the cep89 gene encoding centrosomal protein of 89 kDa isoform X3 — MLRFSFKKKDNEFKHIAHGLIPAASIAPKPAVPRTPPPRSPDPSPERTRSALAAAILSSSLTGQTWAIPPARPRSFSESDRSESFRSDPDISPGFYTRDQWSEALDSQPRLSSPDPEEELEDKEKKVEKEDDRGEHVYQTVGSEDNFSGPVYSLPQKSKITAPKPTQMPHTIVPSADFADEATIQSRQATCDSSKKKASVRKSPGRQKEDVPSMLTTDHLNKDSQAKTLKHPTGLSPNFTKAHSDLEREAAHTPLEKNTSIAERQKLLEKRLQRLEHEISHSEASPNLRSSSGSQAELKSFRQHAQELVDENDALKLTVHRLNMELSRYQTLFRPMSKQEKSDISGLPKTGPPPPWPLDMKYLSPLVLAYEDRINEKDALLQTTEEQVKRLRLHVEEVIKENEQLHDEIAKSGGVNLKDCHQLQQQAILVLQENQILVDQLDAQHVKAKANHSKHQSEVSKVSKQLILLEEEKQHLQEDLEESRREVQKNMREIQVLQARLKDAVTWDEHCCITGKLRRQLEQQESRSKSEIEDLIFRVSSLQEESRSLVLDKANLKDDLKRMEAELKLTRQAHRKAERKMSVLKQQKEDCLSKEEKTRHYLEAVFSVAEHISRERDQLLHMVSILQQEKQGFISKILSGTVRFGKLQEEVKQQPREKAVCV; from the exons atgttgagaTTCAGCTTCAAGAAGAAGGACAACGAATTT AAGCACATAGCTCATGGCTTGATCCCAGCTGCCTCTATTGCTCCAAAGCCTGCTGTGCCTCGTACCCCACCCCCCCGCAGCCCAGACCCCTCTCCTGAACGGaccag ATCAGCCTTAGCAGCAGCCATATTGTCTTCCTCTCTTACTGGACAGACATGGGCCATCCCTCCTGCCAGACCTAGATCATTTTCTGAGAGTGACCGATCAGAATCATTTAGATCTGACCCAGACATCAGCCCAGGTTTTTACACCAG AGACCAATGGTCAGAAGCTTTGGATAGTCAGCCTCGCCTATCCTCTCCTGAcccagaggaggagttggaggacaaagaaaaaaaagttgagaaaGAAGATGACAGGGGGGAACATGTTTACCAGACTGTGGGCAGTGAAGATAATTTCTCAGGACCTGTATATTCTCTGCCACAAAAATCGAAG ATCACAGCGCCAAAACCAACACAGATGCCTCACACAATAGTGCCGTCTGCAG ATTTTGCAGATGAAGCAACAATTCAGTCTCGCCAAGCTACCTGTGATTCTTCTAAGAAGAAAGCCTCTGTCAGGAAGAGCCCTGGCCGCCAAAAAGAAGATGTGCCAT cCATGCTAACCACTGACCACCTTAACAAAGACAGCCAAGCCAAAACCCTGAAACACCCCACTGGGCTTTCTCCTAACTTCACTAAGGCACACAGTGATTtagagagagaggctgcacaCACCCCCTTGGAGAAGAACACAAGTATAGCAGAGAGACAAAAGCTACTGGAGAAGAGACTGCAGCGCCTGGAACATGAAATCAGTCATAGTGAAGCCTCTCCAAACCTCAGGTCATCTTCAG GCAGCCAAGCAGAGCTAAAGAGTTTCAGGCAACATGCTCAGGAGCTGGTGGATGAAAACGATGCCCTCAAATTGACAGTTCATCGTCTGAACATGGAGCTGAGCCGCTACCAAACCCTCTTCAGACCAATGTCCAAACAGGAG AAATCTGATATCAGTGGCTTGCCAAAgactggacctcctcctccctggccG CTTGACATGAAATATTTATCACCTCTTGTGCTGGCCTATGAAGATAGGATCAATGAGAAGGATGCACTTCTGCAAACCACAGAG GAGCAAGTGAAGAGGTTGCGTCTTCATGTGGAGGAGGTTATTAAAGAAAATGAGCAACTCCATGATGAAATTGCGAAGAGTGGAGGCGTTAACCTGAAAGACtg TCATCAGCTACAACAACAGGCCATTCTGGTTTTGCAGGAGAACCAGATTCTAGTAGATCAGCTTGACGCTCAGCATGTTAAGGCCAAGGCCAACCACAGCAAACACCAGTCTGAAG TTTCCAAGGTGTCTAAACAACTGATTTTGTTAGAAGAGGAAAAGCAACACTTGCAGGAGGACCTGgaagagagcaggagagaggtgCAGAAAAATATGAGGGAGATCCAAGTCCTGCAGGCTCGCCTGAAGGATGCTGTCACCTGGGACGAACATTGCTGCATTACTGGGAAACTAAGGAG GCAACTGGAGCAACAGGAAAGCAGGAGTAAGAGTGAGATTGAGGATTTGATATTTAGAGTGTCtagtctgcaggaggagagtaGAAGTTTGGTTCTGGACAAAGCTAACCTGAAAGATGATCTGAAGAGAATGGAGGCTGAGCTTAAACTCACCAGACAAGCCCACAG AAAGGCAGAAAGGAAGATGAGTGTACTGAAGCAACAGAAGGAAGATTGTCtgtcaaaagaggaaaagaCACGACATTACCTTGAAGCTGTCTTTTCTGTGGCTGAGCACATTTCTCGGGAGAGAGACCAGCTATTACACATG GTTTCAATTCTTCAGCAGGAAAAACAGGGATTCATCAGCAAGATTCTAAGCGGCACTGTTCGATTTGGCAAGCTTCAGGAAGAAGTCAAA CAACAGCCAAGAGAGAAAGCGGTGTGTGTTTGA